A region of the bacterium genome:
TTAAATACACAGTCAGTGTCCTTAAGAAAATAGTTCAAAAACTAAGAAAGATTTCACCTTATGCCTAAAAAGAAAAAAATCACCTCAAATCAGTTTTACTCGGATAAAATTTTAAAATTCCTCAAAAAACCAAAACACATTGGCAAAATCAAAAACGCTGACGGAAAAGCCCAAGTAGGAAATCCAATTTGCGGGGACGTTATGTATCTTTATCTCAAAATAAAAAAAACCAAAAAAGGCGAAGAGATTATTAAAGATATAAAAGTGCAAACTTACGGCTGTGTAGCCGCCATTGCTACTTCAAGTGCCATAGCTGAGATTGCCAAAGGAAAAACCCTAAAACAAGCAATTAAAATCTCAACCCAAGACATTATTGATCAGACTGGCTCCCTGCCTTTAAACAAACTTCACTGCTCTTTCTTGGCCCTAGATGCATTAAGCGAAGCAATTTATAATTATTTAGAAAAAAGCAAAAAGCCTATTCCTCGTGCCTTACAACGCAAACATCTTATTATCCAAGAAAAACAAAA
Encoded here:
- a CDS encoding iron-sulfur cluster assembly scaffold protein, with product MPKKKKITSNQFYSDKILKFLKKPKHIGKIKNADGKAQVGNPICGDVMYLYLKIKKTKKGEEIIKDIKVQTYGCVAAIATSSAIAEIAKGKTLKQAIKISTQDIIDQTGSLPLNKLHCSFLALDALSEAIYNYLEKSKKPIPRALQRKHLIIQEKQKSLAQKYKQ